The Janthinobacterium tructae genome contains the following window.
AGTGCCCTGGGCATGGCCTTCATCGAGGTGTTGAAATTGCGCCAGTCGCAGCGCGATTTCAGCGAGCGCGAGCTGTCCTGGTACCGGCTGTCGCGCCTGCTGTGGGCCGCCGATGGCTGCAACCGCCCCGGCACGGGCCATCGAACGGCGCCATCGGTCTGCAATGCGCAGGAAATTGACATCTATGTCGCCATGTCCAGCGGCCTGTACCGATATGATCCGCTTGCGCCGTCATTGCGCCAACTGAGCGGCGTCGATATCCGGGCCGTAACGGGCAAGCAGGATTTCGTGGCGACGGCGCCCGTCACCCTGCTGTACGTCGCCGATTTGTCGCGCATGCCGCCCGAGGAGCAGGCCAGGCAGTTGCTGTTTGCCGCCCTCGATGCGGGCCACATCAGCCAGAACGTGTACCTGTTTTGCGCCGCCGAGGGTCTGGCGGTGGTATCGCGTGGCTGGTTCGACCAGGGGGAGCTGGCCGCGGCCATGGGTCTGACGGATGGACAGCACGTGATGCTGGCGCAATCGCTAGGCTATCCGCTGGCTGTCGCGGCGCCACCGCGCTACTCCTGAGTAGCGGGCCGGCTGGGGCGGGCATGCCGCCCAGGCCTAGGGCGCACCGATTTTCTGCCACTGTTTGTAGCCGTCATAGAGGGATGAACTGCCGCCTTCCACCATGTTGCGCTGCATGTCGAGCAGGATGGCGAGCAGATTGACGCGGTAATCGTTGCCCAGCGTACACTGCGCTTTCAGACTGGCCGGATCGAACGCGGACAAGTGGGTGGCGCCTTTCTGTTGCACGCACTGCAGCAGCGTGTTCATGTTGGCCTGTGACAGGTCCTGCAGATAACGCAGGGACAGGCGCGCTGCGTCGGCGCCATTGTCGAGCGTGTGCTGCGCCATCGCATTGTAGCGATCAAGCAAGCTGCTGCTGCCCGAAGTGAGCAGGTTGGCAAATTTGATGTTGATGTCGGGCATGTTGGCTCTCCGGCGTTGGCGTGTCGCGGCACGCAGGGTCTGCAGGAAACGCAGTGATGACGTCAGTGTAGTAAACGCCATCCTTAGCGGAAGGCAGGCAATTGATGCGTATCAAGCGCAGCAATAATCTGCAAGGCCCGGTGACGCACCATGTTTCAGCTGACGGCAAATAATTCGGTGTGGCCGAAACCCAGTTCATAGTTCAGCAAGGAAATGACGCTTGGCTTGATGCGCAGGAAGACGAGGCCCGGCCACGGCGCGGCTGTGCTGGCCCCCATGACGTCGCGCAGCTGCGGAAAGCGAAACAGCATCAGGTCGGCCACCTGCTCGGTTTCGCTGGCGCTGTCAACCAGGGCAGCCGTGCCCGCCATGGACAGGCCGCGGATATGCTG
Protein-coding sequences here:
- a CDS encoding SagB/ThcOx family dehydrogenase; translation: MKKNVLTSEPLPLMGPGTFELDADISALGMAFIEVLKLRQSQRDFSERELSWYRLSRLLWAADGCNRPGTGHRTAPSVCNAQEIDIYVAMSSGLYRYDPLAPSLRQLSGVDIRAVTGKQDFVATAPVTLLYVADLSRMPPEEQARQLLFAALDAGHISQNVYLFCAAEGLAVVSRGWFDQGELAAAMGLTDGQHVMLAQSLGYPLAVAAPPRYS
- a CDS encoding pyridoxamine 5'-phosphate oxidase family protein, whose product is MMPLDSSHRQFIADVLAATPDMALATVRPDGYPQTTVVSYVHDKLTLYCCIGLDSQKAHNIRQHDKVSLAITPAYQDWQHIRGLSMAGTAALVDSASETEQVADLMLFRFPQLRDVMGASTAAPWPGLVFLRIKPSVISLLNYELGFGHTELFAVS